The Leptospira wolbachii serovar Codice str. CDC genome segment AATGCATGATATGCCAATCCATGCTGGTTATGAAATCACAAGAGAGATGGTGGAAAGTGATCGTTCGATTATTTTCACTCAGGCCGAAAACCGCCTGGATGCCCAAAAAGCTGTAATTCTCAAACTATTAGAAAATCATAGTTAGTACGGATTCAATTCCCTAAAGTTTGATTTGTAACCAATGATGTTGGAAAACAAAATCATTCGGTGGGAGAATCTTTGCGATTGACCATCCATCCACTAAATCCATCTAAAAAGTATAAAAAATCAATTTTGTCATCGTGTTCGAAATCAAACTTCTGTAAGGCTTCATCATAACATCGAAACCATACTGCCCTTTCTTTTTCCGAAATTGGAAAAACAAAATGGCGCATCCGCATCCTGGCAGGTCCCCATTTTTCGATATAGTAACTTGGGCCACCTAACACTTGGATCAAAAAGTCTGCTTGTTTCTCTTTGGCAAGATCCCAGTCTCCTTGAAACATCCATTGAATTTCTGAGGTGGCAACAAGATCATAAAAATCAGAGACGAGCTTACGAATGGCAACCTCCCCCCATTTTTCAAAAAGGAATTTTACATTCGGACTCGAAGGAGGAGGTCCGCCGGCAGGTGTGTAAATATCATTTGGATCCAAATCGATAGTCAGTTTTGCGAAAGGGACAAGAAGGGGAAGTCGAATTTTCGACCGGAGCCGAAGGCGGAGCCCGGATGGGCCCGGCCCCGAGGGACGAGTGGGTTCGCCCCAACTCCCCATTCGGATTTTGGTATTATTTCCTGGACGATAGGCAAAATTCACAAAACTTGGTAAAAAAATCCGAAAAAGGTATACTAAATGGCACTGACTCACCCGCAATCAGCACTCTTTGCAGGAGAAAAACCTTTCCCTATCATCCCTGCTTGTGAACACTTCGCTGGATCTGAAAAACTCATCACAAAAGCTCTCGAGTTACAAAATAAACTCGGTGGACTTTTTGATATCACGATGGACTGCGAAGACGGTGCCCAAACAGGAAAGGAAAAAGAACACGCAGAGATGATTGTTCGTATCCAAAATTCTGAACTCAACAAACACAAAATGAGTGGTGTTCGGATTCATGACTATACCAACGAACATTGGCGTGGTGACGTAGACATTCTTGTTCCAGGAGCTGGAAATGTACTCGCTTACATCACAATTCCAAAACCGACTAAAGCAAGTCAGGTAAAAGAACAAATCACATACATCCAAGATGCTTGCAAAAAAGCAGGAATCAAAAGAGAAATCCCCATCCACGTTTTAATTGAAACTCACGGCGCTCTCAATGACGTATTCGAAATTGCCGCATTACCTTGGTTGCAAGTATTAGATTTTGGTCTAATGGATTTTATTTCCGGTCACCATGGTGCGATTCCTGCATCTTGTATGAAGTCTCCTGGCCAATTTGACCACGAACTCCTTCGCCGAGGAAAAGCAAACCTAGTGGCAGCAGCACTTATGAATGGTGTGATTCCAGCTCATAACGTAACTCTGGACCTTAAAAATATCTACCAAACTTATGCGGATGCAAAACGTGCGCATGATGAATTTGGTTTTTTACGTATGTGGTCCATCTACCCTGCGCAAATCCAATCCATTTTGGACGCAATGGCTCCCAACTTTGCAGAAACACAAACCGCTTCTGACATTCTCATCAAAGCACAAGATGCAGATTGGGGACCTATCCAACATGATGGAGACTTACATGACCGTGCCACTTACCGTTATTTCTGGGAACTTGTCCAAAGAG includes the following:
- a CDS encoding globin domain-containing protein — protein: MDPNDIYTPAGGPPPSSPNVKFLFEKWGEVAIRKLVSDFYDLVATSEIQWMFQGDWDLAKEKQADFLIQVLGGPSYYIEKWGPARMRMRHFVFPISEKERAVWFRCYDEALQKFDFEHDDKIDFLYFLDGFSGWMVNRKDSPTE
- a CDS encoding HpcH/HpaI aldolase/citrate lyase family protein — protein: MALTHPQSALFAGEKPFPIIPACEHFAGSEKLITKALELQNKLGGLFDITMDCEDGAQTGKEKEHAEMIVRIQNSELNKHKMSGVRIHDYTNEHWRGDVDILVPGAGNVLAYITIPKPTKASQVKEQITYIQDACKKAGIKREIPIHVLIETHGALNDVFEIAALPWLQVLDFGLMDFISGHHGAIPASCMKSPGQFDHELLRRGKANLVAAALMNGVIPAHNVTLDLKNIYQTYADAKRAHDEFGFLRMWSIYPAQIQSILDAMAPNFAETQTASDILIKAQDADWGPIQHDGDLHDRATYRYFWELVQRAKLTGQKLPDEVEKRFFS